From Alkalidesulfovibrio alkalitolerans DSM 16529, a single genomic window includes:
- a CDS encoding sigma 54-interacting transcriptional regulator, translating into MRLSDVKDWFLRLARSQRKPERRKLRTRLLLSLIPSSMIVLAATGYATYWTSSEFISIALERISRLHATTTAHAVEDYLAKYKRDLLFAARMPITPEGMARYLSDLKGIGGEIFTEFGYIPKREGQHIAFVTQGNMTIRLTPDEMREIRPSPVLLYGRIDGLKMGEVWLSRFKEVEYPFPTEENPHARFSVKVIRFVTPCQDENGDITGFLYLAIDARNIRNILSLYDSKKSPVFAFPRNPRLSRYTFFFDDEGWVIFQSESVEIPEADLNTLEFRAVKRGTLGRPGLPNAFRPADDEGRYWQIVDDARNGGKGLLRAVDDAYGRSSDRNYFLAYAPVQLVLSLGEAPVVIGGVGYVDRSVLIELAGYRHLDVMIVITVIAVLAITGVIAITARRTTHGLIELASAVAHVRDKGRWEEIRLHETGYEAETLKESINSMIATIRKQFDEIRAKDMEIESVALKEPATLAVDHHPPGVDDVFPEFIGSGPLMSQLKRDIAKAGQVDVDVLIEGETGTGKQLAAEAVHRLSRRADKPFISINCGELDENLLLDTLFGHVKGAFTDGKTDRRGAFLEANGGTLFLDEIQSASLKVQQALLRAISMRKVKPLGSDKETDVDVRLITATNFDLKTLIEQGKFREDLYYRLKVITIQTPPLREHRQNVPSLALHFLREAERMAGRSGLTLSRGALEKLVIYHWPGNIRELKHVIITAAVMVEGKIIQAEQLNLDMETADASLLVPRNGDTPLLPPDGDREPLSTGSSSSSPRDTFPPDLNRRQIAAYEFAVRNGDITSKDLLRLMDGSISKRTATYDIQDLVARGLLEKIGKGPTTRYVLARKQQES; encoded by the coding sequence ATGCGTTTAAGCGATGTGAAGGATTGGTTCCTGCGTCTGGCGCGTTCCCAGCGTAAGCCCGAGCGGCGCAAGCTGCGCACTCGGCTGCTGCTTTCCCTCATCCCTTCCTCGATGATAGTCTTGGCCGCCACGGGATACGCCACGTACTGGACGTCGTCCGAGTTCATATCCATCGCTCTTGAGCGCATCTCCAGACTTCACGCCACGACCACTGCCCATGCGGTCGAGGACTACCTCGCGAAGTACAAGCGTGATCTGCTTTTCGCGGCGAGGATGCCGATAACGCCCGAAGGGATGGCGCGCTATCTTTCCGACCTGAAAGGCATCGGAGGAGAAATATTCACCGAGTTCGGCTACATACCCAAGCGAGAAGGACAGCACATCGCGTTTGTCACCCAGGGAAACATGACCATCCGATTGACCCCGGATGAGATGAGGGAAATCCGGCCAAGTCCTGTTCTTTTGTATGGCCGGATCGATGGCCTGAAGATGGGCGAGGTCTGGCTTTCGCGGTTTAAGGAGGTGGAATATCCTTTTCCGACCGAGGAGAATCCGCACGCGCGCTTTTCAGTGAAGGTCATCCGCTTCGTCACTCCATGCCAGGACGAGAACGGGGACATCACAGGATTTCTCTACCTTGCCATCGACGCTCGCAATATCCGGAACATCTTGTCGCTTTACGATTCGAAGAAATCGCCGGTTTTTGCTTTTCCTCGCAATCCTCGCCTTTCCCGATACACTTTCTTTTTCGACGATGAGGGATGGGTGATCTTTCAATCCGAATCGGTCGAAATCCCCGAGGCCGATCTGAACACCCTCGAATTCCGTGCTGTCAAACGCGGAACCCTTGGCAGGCCTGGACTTCCAAACGCGTTCAGACCTGCGGACGACGAGGGGCGTTACTGGCAAATCGTCGATGACGCCCGAAACGGAGGCAAAGGGCTGCTCCGCGCGGTGGACGATGCCTATGGCAGGTCCTCCGACCGCAACTATTTTCTTGCCTACGCTCCAGTGCAACTCGTTTTGTCTCTTGGGGAGGCGCCGGTGGTCATTGGCGGGGTGGGGTATGTCGACAGAAGCGTCTTGATCGAGCTCGCGGGCTACCGACATCTTGACGTGATGATCGTCATCACCGTCATCGCCGTGCTGGCTATCACCGGAGTCATCGCGATCACGGCTCGTCGGACCACGCACGGCCTGATCGAACTGGCATCCGCGGTCGCCCACGTTCGCGACAAGGGGCGGTGGGAGGAAATCCGGCTGCATGAGACCGGATACGAAGCCGAAACCCTCAAGGAATCAATCAATTCAATGATCGCGACCATTCGGAAACAATTCGACGAAATCAGGGCCAAGGACATGGAGATCGAGTCGGTAGCCCTCAAGGAGCCAGCCACTCTCGCCGTCGATCACCATCCGCCAGGAGTCGATGACGTATTCCCCGAATTCATCGGCTCCGGACCGCTCATGTCGCAACTGAAGCGCGATATCGCCAAGGCGGGTCAGGTCGATGTGGACGTGCTCATCGAGGGAGAGACTGGCACCGGCAAGCAACTCGCCGCGGAAGCGGTTCATCGGCTTTCGCGGCGCGCGGACAAACCGTTCATATCCATCAATTGCGGAGAACTGGACGAAAACCTGCTTCTCGACACGCTGTTCGGGCACGTCAAGGGAGCATTCACCGACGGCAAGACGGACCGCCGCGGAGCGTTTCTGGAGGCTAACGGGGGAACGCTTTTTCTGGACGAGATTCAATCGGCGTCACTCAAGGTGCAACAGGCTTTGCTGCGAGCAATATCCATGCGCAAGGTCAAACCTTTGGGAAGCGATAAGGAGACCGATGTGGACGTGCGCCTGATCACGGCCACGAACTTCGACCTTAAGACACTCATAGAACAGGGAAAATTCAGAGAAGACCTTTATTACAGATTGAAGGTCATCACCATTCAGACCCCACCTTTGCGTGAACATCGCCAAAATGTTCCCTCTCTGGCGCTGCACTTCCTTCGCGAAGCCGAGCGCATGGCTGGGCGGTCCGGCCTTACCTTGTCGCGCGGGGCGCTCGAAAAGCTTGTCATCTACCATTGGCCCGGAAACATCCGAGAGCTCAAACACGTCATCATCACTGCCGCAGTCATGGTCGAAGGCAAGATCATCCAGGCCGAACAACTCAATCTCGACATGGAGACGGCCGACGCCTCGTTGTTGGTACCGCGAAATGGAGACACGCCCCTCCTGCCGCCCGACGGCGACCGCGAACCGCTGTCCACCGGCTCGTCGTCGTCCTCCCCGCGCGATACATTCCCACCGGACCTCAACCGGAGGCAAATAGCGGCCTACGAGTTTGCCGTGCGCAATGGCGACATCACGAGCAAGGATCTCCTTCGTCTCATGGATGGCAGCATATCCAAGCGAACCGCCACTTACGACATCCAAGACCTTGTCGCGCGAGGCCTGCTCGAAAAAATTGGCAAGGGGCCCACGACACGTTATGTGCTGGCGAGAAAACAGCAAGAATCCTGA
- a CDS encoding CBS domain-containing protein, translating to MMNGTVKDFMVPIGKFPMISDTATFAGAVMALDRAQEEYLSGKREQRILLVRDEDNKIVGKLSPIDVVRGLEPDYDKLVDEQASALVGNFDYVIQTMKNQVTLWSKPLDDLCSTAKDMLVRDFVSNPSQSQIIGAEESLNAAFHRFVMFKHDSLFVMDGQKLVGLIRFSDVYKEISRRIKEVCRL from the coding sequence ATGATGAATGGAACAGTCAAGGATTTCATGGTCCCCATTGGCAAGTTTCCCATGATCTCCGATACGGCGACCTTCGCCGGGGCGGTCATGGCGCTTGATCGCGCCCAGGAGGAATATCTCTCGGGAAAAAGAGAGCAGCGCATCCTCCTCGTCCGCGACGAAGACAACAAGATCGTGGGCAAGCTCTCACCCATCGATGTCGTACGCGGCCTGGAGCCAGACTACGACAAGCTCGTCGATGAGCAGGCCAGCGCTCTGGTCGGCAATTTCGACTACGTCATCCAGACGATGAAGAATCAGGTCACTCTTTGGTCGAAGCCGCTCGATGACCTGTGCTCGACTGCCAAGGATATGCTTGTGCGGGATTTTGTGAGCAATCCTTCGCAGTCGCAGATCATCGGCGCAGAAGAGTCCCTCAATGCCGCTTTCCACCGCTTTGTCATGTTCAAGCACGACTCGCTTTTCGTGATGGACGGACAAAAACTTGTCGGGCTCATCCGTTTTTCGGACGTATATAAGGAAATCAGCAGGCGAATAAAGGAAGTCTGCCGCCTGTAA
- a CDS encoding SLC13 family permease, producing MSAHAAPGNSPDELVVHEEESQGPVQSGRTILLKVLFAFAVGIGIYLLPTPETLPAQGHKFLALVTTVIILWVSEAIPIGVTALCAAAGLILFGIESPNRAWAPFASPAVMFVLMIIMFGVVLNEVGLANRIMSWIFKIAGTGVKRLSFVLAVGCTMLATIFHDATVTVIMIFALVPVLRAMGITPGKSNNLSKFFIILIPLAASAGGFGTLLGGGRNPLAVEILAKYTNGAVNVGFMEYLIIQFPLSIFTALATWAVVYMIFRPKEKELPAAVRIEKMPPMRGKELGVTIIFTLTFILWTFSDLTGWHVSVVAALALAGFCGPKFISFKTICDKFPWESWIVFGAGVSLGASMLNSGAGKYLAEVCLPLLQGQPSFLVFYGMGFFGSFLSSMMSNSAAVALTLPITLPMAEMLNMSPQAVALLAPITTSFIMLVIGCPPTIIAYSTGYFSQVDFIKVAVPWCLVLLGVAVVGVMFYWPMIGFY from the coding sequence ATGAGTGCTCACGCAGCTCCAGGCAATTCGCCCGATGAACTCGTCGTCCACGAAGAAGAATCCCAGGGACCGGTGCAATCCGGCCGGACGATACTGCTCAAGGTTCTTTTCGCCTTCGCCGTGGGCATAGGCATTTATCTGCTGCCCACCCCCGAAACCCTTCCTGCGCAGGGCCATAAATTCCTGGCTCTGGTGACTACGGTGATCATCCTGTGGGTGTCCGAGGCCATCCCCATCGGCGTGACCGCGCTTTGCGCCGCCGCCGGCCTCATCCTCTTCGGCATCGAGTCGCCAAACAGGGCGTGGGCACCCTTCGCCAGCCCCGCGGTCATGTTCGTGCTCATGATCATCATGTTCGGCGTGGTGTTGAACGAGGTCGGCTTGGCCAACCGCATCATGTCGTGGATATTCAAGATAGCCGGAACAGGCGTCAAGCGGCTGAGCTTCGTGCTGGCCGTGGGCTGCACCATGCTGGCCACGATCTTTCACGATGCGACAGTCACGGTCATCATGATCTTCGCCCTGGTCCCAGTGCTGCGTGCCATGGGGATCACTCCGGGTAAAAGCAACAATCTTTCCAAATTTTTCATCATCCTCATTCCCCTGGCCGCATCCGCTGGCGGATTCGGCACGCTGCTGGGTGGCGGCAGAAACCCGCTGGCCGTCGAAATCCTCGCCAAGTACACCAACGGCGCGGTCAACGTCGGGTTCATGGAATACCTCATCATCCAGTTTCCCCTTTCCATATTCACAGCCCTCGCCACATGGGCGGTAGTGTACATGATCTTCAGGCCCAAGGAGAAAGAGCTCCCCGCAGCCGTCAGGATCGAGAAGATGCCGCCCATGCGAGGCAAGGAACTCGGCGTGACCATCATCTTCACGCTGACCTTCATCCTCTGGACCTTCTCGGATCTCACGGGCTGGCACGTGAGCGTGGTCGCCGCCCTGGCTCTGGCGGGATTCTGCGGTCCAAAGTTCATCTCGTTCAAGACCATCTGCGACAAGTTCCCGTGGGAGTCGTGGATCGTTTTCGGCGCCGGCGTCTCCCTTGGCGCGTCGATGCTCAACTCGGGCGCGGGCAAGTATCTGGCGGAAGTCTGCTTGCCGCTCTTGCAGGGGCAACCTTCATTCCTGGTTTTCTATGGGATGGGCTTCTTCGGGTCGTTCCTTTCTAGCATGATGAGCAACTCGGCGGCCGTGGCCCTGACGCTGCCCATCACCCTGCCCATGGCCGAGATGCTGAACATGTCGCCTCAGGCCGTGGCGCTGCTCGCACCCATAACCACCTCGTTCATCATGCTGGTCATCGGCTGTCCGCCGACCATCATCGCCTACAGCACCGGCTATTTCAGCCAAGTGGATTTCATCAAGGTGGCCGTGCCCTGGTGTCTGGTTCTGCTCGGCGTGGCCGTCGTGGGGGTCATGTTCTACTGGCCGATGATCGGATTCTATTAG
- a CDS encoding response regulator, whose product MVQEKPKLLLVDDEERFRTTLGKRLVEGGYEVLSVGSGMEALEVLARTPVDVVVLDIRMPGLSGIETLAEIREKHIGVEVLLLTGHADVPSAVEGMRLGAFDYLMKPYEFQGLVAKIQDAYAVKLERDERIRKAEERAQLDKLEKSMRF is encoded by the coding sequence ATGGTTCAGGAAAAGCCGAAACTCTTGCTTGTCGACGACGAGGAGCGGTTTCGCACGACCTTGGGAAAGCGTCTCGTCGAGGGAGGCTACGAAGTCTTGAGCGTGGGCAGCGGGATGGAAGCGCTCGAAGTTCTGGCTCGGACTCCGGTGGACGTTGTGGTTCTCGACATAAGGATGCCTGGCTTGAGCGGCATCGAAACCCTGGCCGAGATCCGCGAAAAGCACATCGGGGTCGAAGTCCTGCTCTTGACCGGCCATGCCGACGTGCCCTCCGCCGTGGAGGGAATGAGGCTCGGCGCTTTCGACTACCTGATGAAGCCGTATGAGTTTCAGGGGCTGGTCGCGAAAATTCAGGATGCCTACGCGGTCAAGCTTGAGCGTGACGAGAGGATCCGCAAGGCCGAGGAACGCGCGCAACTCGACAAGCTCGAAAAAAGCATGCGTTTTTAG
- a CDS encoding response regulator, whose product MMPVASGQNAVVPRILLVDDEERFLRTLGKRMLERNQNVVTASSGLEALRIVSEQPIDVVVLDVKMPGLDGLETLTELKKRHPETVVILLTGHASIEMATEGVRMGAFEYLMKPCDVDTLIDHIGRAYAQKLERRRA is encoded by the coding sequence ATGATGCCCGTTGCTTCCGGCCAAAACGCAGTGGTTCCCAGAATACTTCTGGTGGACGACGAAGAACGCTTCCTTCGCACCCTGGGCAAGCGCATGCTGGAACGCAATCAGAACGTCGTCACTGCGAGCAGCGGTCTGGAAGCTCTACGCATCGTTTCGGAGCAACCCATTGATGTGGTCGTTCTGGATGTGAAGATGCCGGGTTTGGACGGCCTGGAAACCCTGACGGAGCTCAAGAAACGTCATCCAGAAACGGTGGTGATCCTGCTTACCGGGCATGCCTCGATCGAGATGGCCACCGAGGGGGTGCGCATGGGAGCGTTCGAGTATCTGATGAAACCCTGCGATGTGGACACCCTCATTGACCACATCGGAAGAGCATATGCCCAGAAGCTGGAGCGCAGGCGCGCCTGA
- a CDS encoding CBS domain-containing protein: MESMTVEKLMIPAERFPRISEEETFGTVVRTLNQCHEDYKSGKSEQCILLVHDERGRVVGKISPMDVLRGLEPQYSKMGEAVGAHTLGASYDHMMRSLFDQATLWTRPLKELCSKARDVKIKDFIRRPTAAQTVDITDSLDQAVHRFVMGRHDSLFVTDGAQLRGMLLFSDLYAHMSRIMNETCNL, from the coding sequence ATGGAATCGATGACTGTCGAAAAACTGATGATACCTGCCGAGCGATTCCCGAGGATATCCGAGGAGGAGACGTTCGGAACGGTGGTGAGGACGCTCAACCAATGCCACGAGGATTACAAATCGGGAAAAAGCGAACAGTGCATCCTGCTGGTTCACGACGAGAGGGGTCGCGTCGTGGGGAAAATATCCCCCATGGACGTTTTGCGTGGGCTCGAACCCCAGTACTCGAAGATGGGCGAGGCCGTGGGCGCCCATACCCTTGGCGCCTCGTACGATCACATGATGCGCTCGCTCTTCGATCAAGCGACCCTGTGGACAAGGCCTCTCAAGGAACTTTGCTCCAAGGCGCGCGACGTGAAGATCAAGGATTTCATCCGCCGTCCCACCGCCGCGCAGACGGTGGACATCACGGACAGCCTCGACCAGGCGGTGCACCGTTTCGTCATGGGCCGCCACGATTCGCTGTTTGTCACCGACGGCGCGCAGCTTCGCGGGATGCTGTTGTTTTCCGACCTGTACGCGCACATGTCCAGAATCATGAACGAGACCTGCAACCTCTAA
- a CDS encoding SLC13 family permease → MTAEAKKADYRDRPEDELLVEEHPSGPEQSGRSIIIKVLLAIAVGLGVYALPTPDNLSPEGHRFLALLLSIVILWVTEAIPIGVSALVAAAGLILFGIQSPGAAWAPFASPAVMFVLMIVMFGVVLNEVGLANRIMYYVFKMAGTGVKKLSFVLAVGCTMMATVFHDATVTVIMIFALVPVFVSMGITPLKSNNLSKFFIILIPLASSAGGFGTLLGGGRNPLAVEILQSFTNGKVTVGFMEYIVIQFPLAFLTAVATWGVLWLIFRPKEKELPAEVMMDKMPPMRGKELGVTIIFTLTFIMWTLSDLTGWHVSVVAALALAGFCGPKFISFKTICDKFPWESWIVFGAGVSMGAAMLSSGAGQYLAEVCLPLLDGQPSFVVFYGFGFFGSFLSSLMSNSAAVALTLPITLPMAEMMNMSPQAVALLSPITTSFIMLVIGCPPTIIAYSTGYFSQIEFVKVAVPWCLTLLLVSTVGVLLYWPMIGFY, encoded by the coding sequence ATGACCGCTGAAGCCAAGAAAGCAGATTATAGAGATCGGCCTGAAGACGAACTCCTCGTGGAGGAGCATCCTTCCGGCCCCGAACAATCAGGCCGCAGCATAATAATAAAAGTGCTGCTGGCCATTGCAGTGGGACTAGGCGTCTACGCCTTGCCTACACCGGATAATTTGTCTCCCGAGGGGCACAGATTCCTCGCGTTGCTTCTGTCCATCGTTATCCTGTGGGTTACGGAAGCCATACCGATCGGCGTCTCAGCGCTGGTCGCGGCGGCCGGATTGATCCTCTTCGGCATTCAAAGTCCTGGTGCGGCCTGGGCTCCCTTCGCCAGCCCGGCGGTCATGTTCGTGCTCATGATCGTCATGTTCGGCGTCGTGCTCAACGAAGTGGGCCTGGCAAACAGGATCATGTATTACGTGTTCAAGATGGCGGGCACAGGAGTCAAGAAGCTCAGCTTCGTGTTGGCTGTTGGCTGTACGATGATGGCCACCGTTTTCCATGATGCAACTGTCACGGTCATCATGATTTTCGCCTTGGTCCCGGTTTTTGTGTCCATGGGGATAACGCCCCTCAAAAGCAACAATCTTTCGAAGTTTTTTATAATTCTCATTCCCTTGGCATCATCGGCCGGCGGTTTCGGAACGCTGCTAGGCGGCGGGCGAAATCCCCTGGCTGTCGAAATATTGCAGTCGTTCACCAATGGCAAGGTCACGGTCGGCTTCATGGAGTACATCGTGATCCAGTTTCCTCTGGCCTTTCTGACCGCGGTGGCCACCTGGGGCGTACTCTGGCTGATCTTCAGGCCCAAGGAAAAGGAACTGCCCGCCGAGGTCATGATGGATAAGATGCCTCCCATGCGCGGCAAGGAACTTGGCGTGACGATCATTTTCACCCTCACGTTCATCATGTGGACCCTTTCCGATCTCACCGGCTGGCATGTGAGCGTCGTGGCCGCCTTGGCGCTGGCCGGTTTCTGCGGCCCAAAGTTCATTTCCTTCAAGACGATCTGCGACAAATTCCCTTGGGAATCCTGGATCGTCTTCGGCGCAGGCGTGTCAATGGGCGCGGCGATGTTGAGCTCCGGAGCCGGCCAGTACCTCGCCGAAGTCTGCCTGCCGCTTCTCGATGGGCAGCCCTCCTTCGTCGTCTTCTATGGCTTCGGCTTCTTCGGATCGTTCCTGTCGAGCCTCATGAGCAACTCGGCGGCGGTGGCCCTCACCCTGCCCATCACGTTGCCCATGGCCGAAATGATGAACATGTCGCCCCAGGCGGTGGCGCTGCTCTCACCGATCACGACCTCCTTCATCATGCTGGTCATCGGCTGCCCGCCGACGATCATCGCCTACAGCACGGGCTACTTCAGCCAGATAGAATTCGTGAAGGTGGCCGTTCCCTGGTGTCTTACGTTGCTGCTCGTCTCCACCGTGGGAGTTCTCCTGTATTGGCCCATGATCGGATTCTATTGA
- a CDS encoding sensor histidine kinase, whose translation MLNALSDNKKRRIVFTVLVYIFMPAIFVAAGAFIYSINEIDGDTRSRFKENMEIMARKYKKNTDVNIKDLLSIVQFTSDLHSLGELRSPENLASVFSKMDRDFDHVFEDIGILGEDGKHLAYVGPHDLLEMDYSKEEWFLDVMENGVTVSDVFLGYRRSPHFIIAIKKENGKQTWVMRVTVNVFLFSSLLDNIRLGRTGEVFIVNSEGVLQTRSLTHGAILQKVDDALLRSISTGADGSFKRELQGVVFDYTIARLTSKSDWWLVVQREERELNQALRTRTANYALLFGVCVLLLAGAAVLGLRLLLAQVEKIDMEKTLLNDQVIQSQKLAAIGQLSAGIAHEINNPLAIIGEEAGWLQDLLKRETMARFAEIDEFHDSLREIVTQAGRCREITHKLLSFARKMDSTIRDVDMHTLVSEVVGMREREATLNNISIVKEFASDLPIIHSEPSLLRQVLLNLLNNAIDAIHGGGRITISVSKLSEGGITVSISDTGIGIPKENLDKIFDPFFTTKEPGRGTGLGLSICHGIIQKLGGEISVHSQPGEGTTFIINLPQEAPADIR comes from the coding sequence ATGCTGAATGCACTGTCGGACAACAAGAAGCGGCGCATAGTATTCACTGTTTTAGTATACATATTCATGCCTGCAATTTTTGTCGCCGCAGGCGCGTTCATTTATTCGATCAACGAAATTGACGGGGACACGCGCTCGCGATTCAAAGAAAACATGGAGATCATGGCAAGAAAATACAAAAAGAATACAGACGTCAACATCAAGGATCTTTTGAGCATTGTGCAGTTCACATCCGACCTGCACTCGCTCGGTGAACTGAGGTCGCCGGAGAATCTTGCTTCCGTGTTCAGCAAGATGGATCGAGATTTTGACCATGTATTCGAGGATATCGGCATCCTCGGCGAAGATGGAAAGCACTTGGCCTATGTCGGCCCTCATGATCTCCTTGAAATGGATTACAGCAAGGAGGAGTGGTTCCTCGACGTAATGGAGAATGGCGTCACCGTCAGCGACGTTTTCCTCGGGTATCGCCGTTCTCCACATTTCATCATCGCCATAAAGAAAGAGAACGGCAAGCAGACTTGGGTCATGCGCGTCACGGTCAATGTCTTCTTGTTCAGTTCACTATTGGACAACATCCGCCTGGGGCGTACTGGCGAAGTGTTCATCGTTAACTCGGAGGGGGTGCTACAGACCAGATCCCTCACTCACGGAGCGATTCTCCAGAAGGTTGACGATGCCCTTTTGCGTTCCATCTCGACTGGCGCCGACGGGTCCTTCAAGCGAGAGCTCCAGGGAGTTGTCTTTGACTACACGATCGCCAGGCTGACCTCCAAGTCAGACTGGTGGCTTGTGGTGCAACGAGAAGAACGTGAACTGAACCAAGCACTTCGGACGCGAACCGCCAACTACGCCTTGCTTTTCGGCGTGTGCGTCCTTCTTCTGGCGGGAGCGGCGGTTCTGGGCCTTCGCCTCCTGCTCGCCCAGGTCGAGAAGATCGACATGGAAAAGACGCTGCTGAACGATCAGGTCATCCAGTCGCAAAAACTCGCCGCCATCGGCCAGCTCTCGGCGGGCATCGCTCACGAGATCAACAACCCCCTGGCGATCATCGGCGAAGAGGCCGGATGGCTCCAGGATCTGCTCAAGCGCGAGACGATGGCCAGATTCGCGGAGATAGACGAATTTCATGACTCCCTGCGGGAGATAGTGACCCAGGCGGGGCGGTGCAGGGAAATCACGCACAAGCTCCTCAGCTTCGCACGCAAGATGGACTCCACGATTCGGGATGTGGATATGCACACTCTCGTGTCCGAAGTCGTGGGCATGCGCGAGCGGGAAGCGACCCTGAACAACATCAGCATAGTCAAGGAGTTCGCCTCCGATCTCCCGATCATCCACAGCGAGCCCTCGCTGTTACGCCAAGTCCTTCTCAATCTCCTGAACAACGCCATCGACGCCATTCACGGAGGCGGCCGAATCACGATCTCCGTCAGCAAGCTGTCGGAGGGCGGCATCACCGTGAGCATCAGCGATACGGGCATCGGGATCCCCAAGGAGAATCTGGACAAGATATTCGACCCCTTCTTCACCACCAAGGAGCCCGGACGAGGAACGGGTCTGGGATTGTCCATCTGCCATGGAATAATCCAGAAGCTGGGCGGTGAAATTTCTGTCCACAGCCAGCCGGGAGAAGGGACCACATTCATCATCAACCTTCCGCAGGAAGCTCCAGCCGACATTCGCTAG
- a CDS encoding sensor histidine kinase yields the protein MILLIILASLLPIMFLAFAWSSHFQSSYSEKTIAHAESLVEQHRQNVDIFLRQCLSELQIIADLAGQEMLRDGEVLEDLLTILQTRSQDVFVDIGVVSSDGRQVAYAGPLQLDGADYSEAEWFRQAMNRQSYISDVFSGLRGSPHFIVADHRVWGGREFVVRATIDFATFNDLIDDISLGHTGLAYIVDRAGTLQVHARRMEFTPDPRELLEIISENVGSAAGIERTAGVVSTIRKSPGTGKDVLFVVAPLKDGDWLLVFQQEADDAFAALKTARILALSGILLTAFAVGAMAFVLSGRMVRMLQKIDKEKETMNEQVIKAGKLASLGELAAGIGHEINNPVAIMMEEAGWVEDILADGIQTEQDKAEIKRALAQIRTQGRRCREITHKLLTFARKREPSHSDVDLSALVREMVELSLQRARFANVEIVQDLAENLPPLYVSYSELQQVALNLINNALDAMEEKGGVLTLSTIRQGDNLVLSVEDTGHGIPKTNLNRIFDPFFTTKPVGKGTGLGLSICYGIIQKMGGKLEVASRVGHGSKFTVSLPIRAKRPEEDEG from the coding sequence ATGATACTGCTGATCATACTTGCCTCGCTGCTCCCCATAATGTTTCTTGCTTTTGCCTGGAGCAGCCACTTCCAATCCTCCTATTCAGAAAAGACGATCGCCCATGCCGAATCGTTGGTCGAACAGCACCGACAAAACGTGGACATCTTCTTGCGACAGTGTCTGTCGGAACTGCAAATCATCGCAGACCTGGCAGGACAGGAAATGCTGCGTGACGGCGAGGTGCTCGAAGATCTGCTGACTATCTTGCAAACTCGAAGCCAAGACGTTTTCGTGGATATAGGCGTGGTCTCGAGCGACGGAAGGCAGGTCGCCTATGCCGGTCCATTGCAGCTCGACGGCGCGGACTACTCCGAGGCCGAGTGGTTCAGGCAGGCCATGAACCGCCAGTCCTACATCTCCGATGTGTTCAGCGGACTGCGCGGGTCTCCGCATTTCATCGTCGCCGACCACAGAGTCTGGGGAGGACGTGAATTCGTCGTCCGGGCGACCATCGACTTTGCAACATTCAACGATCTCATCGATGACATCAGCCTTGGACATACGGGATTGGCATATATTGTGGACCGAGCGGGCACGCTGCAGGTTCATGCTCGGCGCATGGAATTCACGCCAGATCCCCGCGAACTTCTGGAAATCATAAGCGAAAACGTCGGAAGCGCTGCAGGAATCGAACGGACCGCCGGGGTCGTTTCAACGATTCGAAAGAGCCCGGGAACCGGCAAGGATGTTCTGTTCGTCGTCGCCCCCCTCAAGGACGGCGACTGGCTCCTAGTTTTCCAGCAAGAGGCGGATGATGCCTTCGCCGCCTTGAAGACAGCCCGAATACTGGCACTTTCAGGCATCCTGCTCACCGCTTTCGCCGTCGGAGCCATGGCCTTTGTGCTTTCCGGCCGCATGGTGCGCATGCTGCAGAAGATCGACAAGGAAAAGGAGACCATGAACGAGCAAGTCATCAAGGCAGGCAAGCTGGCCTCCCTTGGCGAGCTCGCGGCGGGAATCGGTCATGAGATCAACAATCCGGTGGCGATCATGATGGAAGAAGCCGGCTGGGTGGAAGACATCCTGGCCGATGGAATCCAGACCGAGCAAGACAAGGCCGAGATCAAGCGCGCTTTGGCCCAGATACGTACCCAGGGTCGGCGCTGCCGCGAGATTACCCACAAATTGCTCACCTTCGCGCGCAAGCGGGAACCGTCGCATTCCGATGTGGATTTGAGCGCCCTCGTGCGCGAGATGGTCGAACTCTCCCTGCAGCGGGCCCGCTTCGCCAATGTCGAAATCGTGCAGGATCTGGCCGAGAATCTGCCCCCCTTGTACGTTTCCTATTCCGAACTGCAGCAGGTGGCTTTGAACCTCATCAACAACGCCCTGGATGCGATGGAAGAGAAGGGCGGAGTTCTTACGCTTTCCACGATCCGACAGGGCGACAACCTGGTCCTCTCCGTCGAAGACACGGGACACGGGATTCCGAAGACCAATCTGAACAGGATATTCGATCCGTTCTTCACCACGAAGCCGGTCGGCAAGGGAACCGGGCTCGGGCTCTCCATCTGTTACGGAATAATTCAGAAGATGGGTGGGAAGCTCGAAGTCGCAAGTCGCGTCGGGCACGGCAGCAAATTTACGGTCAGTCTCCCGATAAGGGCAAAACGCCCGGAGGAAGATGAAGGATAG